The Alphaproteobacteria bacterium LSUCC0719 genome includes the window GAAAATGGTCTCAGTCACTACAGCAAACGCCAGCGTGGAACCCAGTTCCAGACCAAACACCGTTATGATAGGTATGGAAATGAGCTTGAGCAAATGCTGGCGCAGAATCGTGATTTCTGAAAGACCGGCAGCACGGGCAAATTTGATTGTGTCCGTAAGCATAATCTCACGCGTTCCAGCCCTTGCCAGACGGATCATCATGGCCAGTTTGAACAGCGCCAGATTAATTGCCGGCAGAATAATATGTGACAAACCATCCAGTGTTGGAAATGACCATGCGATGCCCCCGATGTCTATAGTCGCTCCTCGGCCTCCCGCCGGAAGCCAGCCCAAATTCACTGCAAATGTCAAAATCAAGATCAGACCAACCCAAAATGAAGGCACTGAAAAGCCAAGAACCGACGCAGCCATGATCGTTTTTGCTGTCAAGCTTTCAGGTCGATAGCCTGCATAGATGCCCAGGCTGACCCCGATGACAGAGGCTGAAATGACCGAGATAAGCACCAGTTCCAATGTTGCCGGCAAGCGACCACCAATCAATTCAAGAACAGGGATGTTGTAGACGAATGACCGTCCCAGATCGCCCTTCAGTAAATTTCCTATAAAAATGAAATACTGTTCATAGAGTGGCCGGTCGAGTCCCAGGCGGCGAATGACTTCATCGCGTAAATCCTGCGTGGCCTCTGGTGGGATAACGATATCAATGGGGTTTCCGATAGCGTAAACGCCACAGAAAACAATCAGGGACATAACTGCCATGACGCCAATAGCCTGCAATAATCGCTGGATAATGAAGCCAAGCATTGGCAATCCCCACAAATTAAGGACCAGGCAATGGTCTTTATTGCCTGGTCCTATGGATAGGTGATCTAGTTTGCGCTTTTGATGAAGAAGGCAAGCGTGTCTTCGTCATAACGAGGTGTGAATTCGAC containing:
- a CDS encoding ABC transporter permease produces the protein MLGFIIQRLLQAIGVMAVMSLIVFCGVYAIGNPIDIVIPPEATQDLRDEVIRRLGLDRPLYEQYFIFIGNLLKGDLGRSFVYNIPVLELIGGRLPATLELVLISVISASVIGVSLGIYAGYRPESLTAKTIMAASVLGFSVPSFWVGLILILTFAVNLGWLPAGGRGATIDIGGIAWSFPTLDGLSHIILPAINLALFKLAMMIRLARAGTREIMLTDTIKFARAAGLSEITILRQHLLKLISIPIITVFGLELGSTLAFAVVTETIFSWPGVGKLIIDSISVLDRPVMVAYLVLVAFLFVTINFLIDLTFALIDPRVRRGVTS